A genomic region of Colletotrichum destructivum chromosome 1, complete sequence contains the following coding sequences:
- a CDS encoding Putative chloroperoxidase gives MKASAPYALWLVPYAAAFPHYTNLVARAVERAPSGYDRFSATGLVKKHFEWKPPGPDDLRAPCPVMNTLANHDFVPHNGRNITRDVFIEATNKAINLDPAFGGSIFDDGLKVNPIPNATFFDLDMLHTHGIIEHDGSLSRRDTFFDPTNPFDPKTFDNYLSYFGNDTTINPTSQANARARQALDMSVLHPEFEITQAEVPVIMGENAMLLSIFGSPLEKPVARRDWIEFFFRNEKFPVMMGWTPPAIAINIPTASALIQEMIGLSPPDVPLTFSPSTV, from the exons ATGAAGGCCTCTGCACCATACGCCCTTTGGCTCGTCCCTTACGCCGCGGCGTTTCCCCACTACACAAACTTGGTAGCGCGTGCCGTTGAGCGTGCCCCGTCCGGTTATGACCGCTTTAGTGCTACTGGTCTCGTTAAGAAGCATTTCGAATGGAAGCCCCCGGGACCAGACGACC TCCGCGCCCCGTGCCCTGTCATGAACACCCTTGCCAATCATGACTTTGTTCCCCACAACGGCCGCAACATCACCCGCGACGTCTTTATCGAAGCAACCAACAAAGCGATCAACCTCGACCCAGCCTTCGGCGGCTCCATCTTCGACGATGGTCTCAAAGTCAACCCCATTCCTAACGCTACG TTCTTCGACCTGGACATGCTCCACACCCATGGCATCATCGAACACGACGGCAGCCTGTCCCGCAGAGACACCTTCTTCGACCCCACGAACCCCTTTGACCCAAAAACATTCGACAACTACCTCAGCTACTTCGGCAATGATACCACCATCAATCCGACTTCCCAAGCAAACGCCCGGGCAAGACAAGCCCTCGACATGAGCGTCTTGCATCCCGAGTTCGAGATCACCCAAGCCGAAGTCCCTGTCATCATGGGTGAGAACGCAATGCTGCTCAGCATCTTCGGCAGCCCCCTTGAGAAACCTGTCGCCAGACGCGACTGGATCGAGTTCTTCTTCC GCAATGAGAAGTTTCCGGTCATGATGGGATGGACTCCCCCTGCCATCGCCATCAACATACCTACCGCGAGCGCGCTGATACAAGAAATGATCGGGCTGAGCCCTCCGGACGTCCCTCTAACTTTCAGCCCGAGCACTGTCTAG
- a CDS encoding Putative major facilitator superfamily, MFS transporter superfamily — MSNSKQVTTPTPSWPSSGEASKGGLTFARRGEQVDDTTVAGDVSGYDAERMRARSLLTAEEEKKLMRRVDWRQLVYRRMMTVCSLLFLMKNIDADNISNARIMNKGTPRNIMTQLNMTSDEYNLLNVLYYVPYIVLEAPSNLLLKRLRPSAWQSRIMISWGIALLCHVPVTNKGGIYATRFLLGAFEAGMFPGVILQMTYWYRPDEMSIRLLYFYVLGNLSGIFSGILAFAFDTVSGTAGLSGWQWLFLVEGILTLILGATVYFLLPDFPPTAQWLSDKEKAFIQARLPSNAPRAEEVNFNLSEIFDSLKDRRLWLFTLIWATFTVGTSGVRFYQPTVIANLGFTTIARAQLLNLPISLLSIFVIGATGFFADKGLIPRPLYPLGVFAVILACYGVLVAYPSNGAVYTATLIGNAFTAAFFPLMWPWRVQTTSRATGSAFSIGFVNSYGQIGGALGPQIFRSKYAPRYRTSFAVAMALVGCCAIVTLVTWWVTRKTEADTRRLKRARVHAERQGLAVLDDVVDRDLNKKRSDDGESA, encoded by the exons ATGTCCAATTCAAAGCAAGTAACGACACCCACGCCGTCGTGGCCATCCAGCGGCGAGGCCAGCAAAGGCGGGCTTACTTttgctcgacgaggagagcaGGTCGACGATACCACCGTCGCTGGTGACGTGTCCGGTTACGACGCAGAACGCATGCGAGCTCGATCTCTTctgacggccgaggaggagaagaagctcatGAGGCGAGTTGACTGGAGGCAA TTGGTTTACCGCAGGATGATGACCGTTTGTTCACTGCTCTTTCTCATGAAAAacatcgacgccgacaacaTCTCGAACGCGAGAATTATGAACAAGGGAACACCGAGAAACATCATGACGCAGCTGAATATGACTTCGGACGAGTACAACCTGCTGAACGTGCTCTATTAT GTTCCCTATATCGTTCTCGAAGCACCTTCGAACCTCTTGTTGAAGCGGCTGAGGCCAAGCGCATGGCAGTCGAGGATCATGATCTCCTGGGGCATCGCGCTGCTCTGCCACGTTCCCGTAACCAACAAAGGTGGGATCTACGCCACCCGTTTTCTTCTTGGAGCA TTCGAAGCGGGAATGTTTCCAGGCGTCATATTGCAGATGACATACTGGTACAGGCCCGATGAGATGTCTATACGCCTCCTTTACTTCT ATGTGCTCGGGAACCTGTCCGGAATATTCAGTGGCATTCTTGCCTTTGCATTCGACACTGTATCAGGAACTGCTGGCCTGTCGGGATGGCAATG GCTCTTCCTAGTGGAGGGCATTCTCACTCTTATTCTCGGAGCTACAGTCTATTTCCTGCTTCCCGACT TCCCCCCCACAGCCCAATGGTTGTCGGACAAAGAAAAGGCGTTCATCCAAGCTCGTCTTCCGTCCAACGCGCCCAGAGCCGAAGAGGTGAACTTCAACCTCTCCGAAATATTCGACTCTCTTAAGGACCGCCGGCTCTGGCTCTTCACCCTAATTTGGGCCACGTTCACCGTCGGAACTTCAGGTGTCCGATTCTACCAGCCCACGGTTATCGCCAACCTCGGTTTCACCACGATCGCGAGGGCCCAACTCCTCAACCTGCCCATCTCTCTGCTGTCCATCTTCGTCATTGGAGCGACGGGTTTCTTCGCTGACAAGGGCCTCATACCGCGGCCACTGTACCCCCTCGGCGTCTTTGCCGTCATCCTGGCCTGCTACGGGGTATTGGTGGCGTATCCCTCCAATGGGGCTGTCTATACCGCCACACTCATCGGGAATGCTTTCACAGCGGCCTTCTTCCCACTCATGTGGCCCTGGCGTGTTCAGACGACGTCGCGGGCCACCGGCTCGGCATTCAGCATCGGTTTCGTCAACAGTTACGGACagatcggcggcgccctcggacCACAGATCTTCCGATCCAAGTACGCCCCGCGTTACCGGACCAGTTTCGCGGTGGCCATGGCCCTGGTGGGGTGTTGCGCCATCGTCACGCTCGTCACCTGGTGGGTTACGCGAAAGACGGAGGCGGACACGCGCCGGCTGAAGAGGGCGAGAGTTCACGCCGAGCGCCAAGGTCTTGCAGTACtggatgatgttgttgaccGAGATCTGAACAAGAAGCGTAGCGATGATGGGGAAAGTGCCTAg